Proteins encoded within one genomic window of Rhizobium favelukesii:
- the catE gene encoding catalase C, with protein sequence MAKKPRATQSNTVTIHDQKLHRGEGSELHQFAEAGQPILTTAQGGPVADDQNSLRIGARGPIVVDDFHFREKIFHFDHERIPERVVHARGYGAHGFFETHQSLAAYTKADLFQRPGERTPAFVRFSTVAGNKGSADLARDVRGFAVKLYTQEGNWDLVGNNIPVFFIQDAIKFPDLIHAAKQEPDRAFPQAQTAHDNFWDFISLTPESMNMIMWIMSDRTIPRSFRFMEGFGVHTFRLVNAKEESTFVKFHWKPKLGLQSVAWNEAVKINGADPDFHRRDLWQSIQSGNFPEWELQVQLFDQDFADSFDFDVLDPTKIIPEEILPPQPVGRLVLDRMPDNFFAETEQVAFMTQNVPPGIDFSNDPLLQGRNFSYLDTQLKRLGGPNFTHLPINAPKCPFAHFQQDGHMAMRNPVGRVNYQPNSFGEGPRESAVKGYRHFPAEEQGTKARLRPESFADHYSQARQFYISQTSAEQRHIAAAFTFELAKVQTSAIRERIVSHLLNIDETLASTVAHKLGFQSMPKPADAAVPTRQDLHPSPALSIVERGPKRFEGRKLGILVTDGVDAQLLNGLAAAITKEKAVFELIAPKVGGVTASDGTWVEAHHMIDGGPSVLFDAVALLTSSAAMDDLVKEATARDFVADAFQHCKFIGYHQSALPLLEKTGIADALDEGVWMLPGDEGLAAFVVELGKLRVWGREPSVKLGKASAEIKA encoded by the coding sequence ATGGCCAAGAAACCTAGAGCCACACAGTCCAACACCGTCACCATTCACGATCAAAAGCTCCACCGCGGCGAAGGCAGCGAGCTCCATCAGTTCGCGGAAGCCGGACAGCCGATTCTCACAACCGCCCAAGGCGGGCCAGTTGCCGATGACCAGAACTCGCTTCGCATTGGTGCGCGCGGTCCCATCGTAGTCGACGACTTCCATTTCCGCGAGAAGATCTTCCACTTCGACCACGAAAGGATTCCCGAGCGGGTCGTCCATGCTCGGGGGTACGGCGCGCACGGATTCTTCGAAACGCATCAATCGCTCGCGGCGTACACCAAGGCGGATCTCTTCCAACGGCCAGGTGAGAGGACACCTGCCTTTGTCCGTTTCTCGACTGTCGCGGGCAACAAAGGATCTGCAGATCTCGCCCGAGACGTTAGGGGCTTCGCGGTGAAGCTGTACACCCAGGAGGGTAACTGGGATCTGGTGGGGAACAATATCCCGGTGTTCTTCATCCAGGATGCAATCAAGTTTCCCGATCTCATCCATGCTGCCAAGCAGGAGCCCGACAGAGCGTTCCCACAGGCACAGACCGCCCATGACAATTTCTGGGATTTCATCAGCCTGACGCCGGAGAGCATGAACATGATCATGTGGATCATGTCGGATCGCACCATCCCGCGCTCCTTCCGATTCATGGAGGGCTTTGGCGTCCATACCTTCCGCCTGGTCAACGCCAAGGAAGAGTCGACCTTCGTCAAATTCCACTGGAAACCAAAGCTTGGCCTGCAGTCAGTCGCCTGGAACGAAGCGGTCAAGATCAACGGCGCCGATCCGGACTTCCATCGCCGGGATCTCTGGCAGTCGATACAGTCCGGCAACTTTCCGGAATGGGAACTGCAGGTCCAGCTCTTCGACCAGGACTTTGCCGATAGCTTCGACTTCGATGTGCTCGACCCGACAAAAATTATTCCGGAGGAAATCCTACCCCCGCAGCCGGTCGGTCGCCTGGTGCTCGATCGTATGCCTGACAACTTCTTTGCAGAGACCGAGCAGGTGGCATTCATGACCCAGAACGTCCCGCCGGGCATCGATTTCAGCAACGATCCGCTGCTGCAGGGCCGCAACTTCTCCTACCTAGATACACAGTTGAAGCGGCTTGGCGGGCCGAACTTCACGCACCTGCCGATCAATGCGCCGAAGTGCCCTTTCGCACATTTCCAGCAGGACGGGCACATGGCGATGCGTAATCCGGTTGGCCGGGTCAACTATCAGCCGAACTCCTTCGGCGAGGGACCTCGGGAGTCGGCCGTCAAAGGGTATCGCCATTTCCCCGCTGAAGAGCAGGGTACGAAGGCGCGGCTGCGCCCGGAAAGCTTTGCCGATCATTACAGTCAGGCCCGGCAGTTCTACATCAGCCAGACATCAGCGGAACAGCGCCACATCGCGGCCGCGTTTACCTTTGAACTCGCCAAGGTCCAAACATCAGCCATCCGCGAACGGATAGTTTCGCACCTTCTGAACATAGATGAGACCCTCGCCTCCACCGTCGCCCACAAGCTCGGTTTCCAGTCGATGCCGAAGCCGGCTGATGCAGCGGTGCCAACTCGCCAGGACCTCCACCCTTCGCCGGCCCTCAGCATCGTCGAGCGTGGGCCGAAACGCTTTGAAGGACGAAAACTCGGCATACTCGTGACCGATGGCGTGGACGCACAGCTTCTGAATGGCCTTGCGGCAGCAATTACAAAGGAAAAGGCCGTCTTCGAGCTAATCGCGCCGAAGGTGGGTGGTGTTACGGCCTCTGACGGGACATGGGTAGAGGCCCACCATATGATCGATGGCGGGCCATCTGTCCTCTTTGACGCTGTGGCTCTTCTCACGTCGTCCGCCGCCATGGACGACCTCGTGAAGGAGGCAACCGCGCGTGACTTCGTCGCCGACGCCTTCCAGCACTGCAAGTTCATCGGCTATCACCAGTCGGCGCTGCCGCTCCTTGAAAAGACTGGTATTGCGGACGCTCTCGACGAGGGCGTCTGGATGCTACCGGGAGACGAGGGCCTTGCTGCCTTCGTCGTCGAGCTTGGCAAGCTGCGAGTGTGGGGACGTGAGCCATCAGTGAAGCTGGGCAAGGCATCGGCGGAGATCAAAGCATGA
- a CDS encoding ferritin-like domain-containing protein: protein MAAEKTLNDLFLDTLKDIYFAEKQILKALPKMARAAQSEEGKGGFLQHRDETQGQIERLVFELIGKPARGKTCEAIQGILAEGEDIMEEYKGSIALEAGLISAAQAVEHCEIARYGTLIAWAKQLGRNEAVPLLQATLAEEEATDKKLTQLAQASANPKGKKAA, encoded by the coding sequence ATGGCTGCCGAAAAGACCCTCAACGACCTTTTCCTTGATACTCTCAAGGACATCTATTTCGCTGAAAAGCAGATCCTGAAGGCCCTTCCCAAGATGGCTCGGGCGGCACAGTCCGAAGAAGGCAAGGGAGGTTTCCTGCAGCATCGCGACGAAACACAGGGACAGATTGAGCGCCTCGTGTTCGAGTTAATCGGCAAGCCAGCTCGTGGCAAGACCTGCGAAGCGATCCAGGGCATCCTCGCCGAAGGCGAAGATATCATGGAGGAATACAAGGGCTCGATCGCGCTGGAGGCCGGCTTGATTTCGGCTGCTCAGGCGGTCGAGCACTGCGAGATTGCGCGCTATGGCACCCTGATCGCCTGGGCCAAACAGCTCGGCCGCAACGAAGCGGTCCCGCTTCTTCAGGCAACCCTTGCCGAAGAGGAAGCCACCGACAAGAAGCTTACCCAACTCGCACAGGCGTCAGCGAATCCCAAGGGCAAGAAAGCCGCCTGA
- a CDS encoding IS6 family transposase: MGYRSFRFPLSLRMVEDMLAARGIMVSHQTVRLWAEKFGRHFANNIRKRSAGRLGDKWYLDEVVITIGGKKHWLWRAVDQHGFVLDVLVQSRRDARAAKRLMRKLLKGQASAPRVMITDKLRSYGAAKREIMHGVEHRSHKGLNNRAENSHQPIRRRERIMKRFKSARQLQRFVSIHDPIANLFQIPRHEIPSPHYRELRGAAMQMWSEIAHLQAA; this comes from the coding sequence ATGGGGTATCGCTCTTTCCGGTTTCCGCTCAGCCTACGAATGGTCGAGGATATGCTGGCAGCTCGAGGCATCATGGTCTCTCATCAGACCGTGAGATTGTGGGCGGAGAAATTCGGCAGGCACTTTGCCAATAATATCCGGAAGCGTTCAGCCGGCAGGCTCGGTGACAAATGGTACCTCGACGAGGTCGTCATCACCATTGGGGGAAAGAAACACTGGTTGTGGCGCGCCGTCGATCAACATGGCTTCGTCCTCGACGTTCTGGTCCAAAGCCGCCGTGATGCCAGGGCTGCCAAGCGTTTGATGCGCAAGCTTCTGAAAGGCCAAGCTTCTGCCCCGCGCGTTATGATCACCGACAAGCTTCGGTCCTATGGTGCGGCGAAGCGGGAGATCATGCACGGCGTCGAGCATCGTTCGCACAAGGGCTTGAACAATCGGGCGGAGAATTCTCATCAGCCTATTCGACGACGCGAGAGGATCATGAAGCGGTTCAAGTCAGCCAGACAGCTTCAGCGCTTCGTCTCGATCCATGATCCAATCGCCAACCTCTTCCAAATTCCCCGCCACGAGATCCCATCTCCCCATTACCGCGAGCTGCGAGGGGCCGCGATGCAGATGTGGAGCGAGATCGCCCATCTGCAGGCCGCTTGA
- a CDS encoding macro domain-containing protein has translation MSELNAQGTAKSTPKIIDAALEGLWEYIATQGEFGDIAIALVGTGRGRVALSRKKIAERIAQSFADASREKVFSNKLTIVIYPGDAERFAVNLFEIRDYLSQSLHI, from the coding sequence ATGTCGGAGCTTAACGCGCAGGGAACGGCGAAATCGACGCCGAAGATTATAGACGCAGCCCTTGAGGGTCTGTGGGAGTATATCGCCACCCAGGGTGAGTTCGGGGATATCGCAATCGCATTGGTCGGCACAGGTCGGGGTCGAGTGGCGCTGTCTCGAAAGAAAATCGCGGAAAGGATCGCGCAGTCCTTCGCGGACGCCTCTCGTGAGAAGGTGTTCTCCAACAAACTCACGATCGTCATCTATCCCGGTGACGCCGAACGCTTCGCCGTCAATCTGTTCGAGATCCGCGACTATCTCTCACAGAGCCTCCACATCTGA
- a CDS encoding nucleotidyltransferase family protein, with protein MMKEIDISYRTMFAELAQRTLDAQFAADFPMEGWFVTVTVKDRDYWYFDLPTPEGKDKRSYVGPHSDEAITARVKAHKEIKDNIRERRRMVSTLRRAGLPGPDAFAGDVTKALADAGLFRLRAVLIGSVAFSTYAGMLGVRLPSSAMQTGDADFAQDFAISAGVEDSLPPVLEVLQSVDPEFRAVPHQADKAKVVAFQNAKGYRVEFLTGNRGSDEYTGKPSPMPALGGASAENLRFLDYLIYEPIRTVLLHREGVNVLVPAPERYAVHKLIVSSRRLTDTLGRVKADKDLTQAALLFEGLVETRQSDAIAIAWEEAWDRGDAWKEAIGKGIARLPEKGIKALGKALGPEVVEDLVKR; from the coding sequence ATGATGAAAGAGATCGACATCAGCTACCGAACGATGTTCGCGGAGCTGGCGCAGCGTACTCTCGACGCGCAATTCGCGGCAGACTTCCCCATGGAGGGATGGTTCGTAACCGTCACCGTGAAGGACCGCGATTACTGGTATTTCGATCTCCCTACTCCCGAGGGAAAGGACAAGCGAAGCTATGTCGGCCCACACAGCGACGAAGCGATCACGGCGCGGGTAAAGGCCCACAAGGAGATCAAGGACAACATCCGGGAGCGGAGGCGCATGGTGAGTACGCTGCGCCGTGCTGGCCTTCCCGGTCCCGATGCATTTGCGGGCGACGTCACGAAAGCCCTCGCTGATGCCGGATTGTTCCGGCTGCGTGCTGTCCTAATCGGGTCGGTGGCATTCAGTACCTACGCAGGGATGCTAGGGGTCCGATTGCCCTCGTCGGCAATGCAAACGGGCGACGCGGATTTCGCGCAAGACTTCGCGATCTCGGCCGGGGTCGAAGACAGCCTGCCTCCGGTGTTGGAAGTCCTCCAGTCGGTCGATCCCGAATTCCGAGCAGTTCCGCACCAGGCGGACAAAGCCAAGGTGGTCGCCTTCCAGAACGCCAAGGGCTACCGGGTGGAATTCCTGACGGGAAACCGGGGATCGGACGAATACACGGGCAAGCCGTCGCCCATGCCTGCCCTCGGCGGTGCGTCGGCGGAAAACCTGAGGTTCCTCGATTACCTGATCTATGAACCTATCCGCACGGTGCTTCTCCACCGCGAAGGCGTGAACGTGCTAGTCCCCGCCCCCGAGCGGTATGCCGTCCACAAGCTGATCGTGTCGTCCAGAAGGCTCACAGACACGCTTGGACGCGTGAAAGCGGACAAAGACCTGACGCAGGCCGCCTTGCTCTTCGAAGGCCTCGTGGAGACGCGGCAGAGCGATGCAATCGCTATTGCGTGGGAAGAAGCATGGGATCGAGGGGATGCGTGGAAAGAGGCTATCGGCAAGGGCATCGCGAGGCTGCCGGAAAAGGGCATCAAAGCCCTCGGAAAGGCTCTCGGTCCCGAAGTGGTGGAAGACCTGGTAAAAAGATAA
- a CDS encoding DMT family transporter: MDRLFYVGVSAALFAAFAFSLNFVVPFIIGDYSTFDFALIRHIVSALVGLYILFSEKGVIRHITLRNCLQAIWLAFVGYVGYFLTVTGAAVFAGPVIAPAFLGLVPIVLMVAGNQRQASLPWRSLMVPLALVPVGLVLVNGTAFTADGLDSVQSLWIGVPLALAAVGLWVWFALANQAALAARPDMPSGVWSALILVGGGVLMLAFYPIGATMDLFRLPTLGFGWSAAGNLYVWGVSLALLATVGGVWAWNIASRTLPVALAAQLIVSETAFGVIGGLVVHARWPTPIEVVGVVVLIAGVVLSVRMFYDRQFASGKTVLANE; this comes from the coding sequence ATGGACAGACTTTTCTATGTTGGCGTGTCGGCCGCTCTCTTCGCGGCCTTTGCCTTTTCGCTCAACTTCGTCGTGCCCTTCATCATCGGTGACTATTCCACCTTTGATTTTGCCCTCATCCGTCACATCGTCTCGGCGCTCGTCGGGCTTTACATTCTGTTTTCCGAGAAGGGTGTCATACGCCACATCACGCTTCGGAACTGCCTGCAAGCCATCTGGCTCGCCTTCGTCGGCTATGTCGGCTACTTCCTGACGGTGACCGGAGCGGCAGTCTTTGCCGGCCCGGTCATCGCTCCGGCCTTTCTCGGTCTGGTACCGATCGTATTGATGGTGGCTGGCAATCAGCGTCAGGCATCATTGCCATGGCGATCCCTCATGGTGCCTCTGGCGCTGGTGCCGGTTGGCCTCGTTCTCGTCAATGGCACGGCATTCACGGCCGATGGACTGGACTCTGTGCAATCGTTGTGGATTGGCGTGCCACTGGCTCTTGCTGCCGTGGGACTTTGGGTCTGGTTCGCGCTTGCCAATCAGGCAGCGCTCGCCGCCCGGCCGGACATGCCCTCCGGTGTGTGGTCGGCGCTGATACTGGTCGGCGGCGGCGTCCTGATGCTGGCCTTCTATCCCATCGGTGCTACGATGGACCTCTTCCGCCTTCCGACATTGGGATTCGGCTGGAGCGCTGCCGGAAACCTCTATGTCTGGGGCGTATCTCTCGCGCTGCTGGCCACCGTAGGCGGCGTCTGGGCCTGGAATATTGCGTCAAGGACCCTGCCGGTTGCCTTGGCCGCGCAATTGATCGTCTCCGAGACTGCCTTCGGCGTGATCGGCGGACTTGTCGTGCATGCGCGCTGGCCAACGCCGATCGAAGTCGTCGGCGTTGTTGTCCTGATCGCCGGCGTCGTTCTTTCGGTTCGGATGTTCTATGATCGCCAATTTGCATCGGGAAAGACAGTGCTTGCAAACGAGTGA
- a CDS encoding LysR family transcriptional regulator codes for MDRLDAMRVLLAVVDSGSLSAGSRKLNAPLPSVSRKVADLERYLGANLIIRTSRNLQLTDAGRDYVEAARKIIADVEEVERRASGEYQTPRGLLTITMPIEFGHRYVLPIALDFMNRHPEVTLNILSIDRTVHLVNEQVDVAIRLGELVDSSLYAVKAGEFRLLTCASPAYLERRGTPQHPSELAGHDGIMFHNRSFFWNFEIDGAPFEVMPRNRIEVTTAANCVVAARHGAGIARLFDYQVPEEMASGALVQILKDYDGDPKPIHIVYSRQGLLALKVRTFIDWVLPRLRAACGNYGDVPSAE; via the coding sequence ATGGATCGGCTTGATGCAATGCGGGTTCTGCTTGCGGTGGTTGACTCCGGCAGCTTGTCGGCGGGCAGTCGGAAGCTGAATGCGCCGCTGCCGAGTGTCAGCCGCAAGGTCGCCGATCTCGAGCGCTATCTCGGCGCAAACCTCATTATCCGGACAAGCCGCAACCTGCAGCTCACCGATGCCGGCCGCGACTATGTGGAGGCGGCGCGCAAGATTATCGCCGACGTGGAGGAGGTCGAACGCAGAGCGTCGGGCGAGTATCAGACGCCGCGGGGACTGCTGACCATCACGATGCCGATCGAGTTTGGCCACCGCTACGTCCTACCGATCGCACTCGACTTCATGAACAGGCATCCGGAAGTGACATTGAACATTCTCTCCATCGATCGTACCGTTCATCTGGTCAACGAGCAGGTCGATGTCGCGATCCGGCTTGGCGAACTGGTCGACAGTTCGCTCTATGCCGTCAAGGCCGGCGAATTCCGTCTGTTGACCTGCGCAAGCCCAGCCTATCTGGAACGGCGTGGCACCCCCCAGCATCCCAGCGAGCTCGCCGGCCACGACGGAATCATGTTCCACAACCGGTCGTTCTTCTGGAATTTCGAGATCGACGGGGCGCCGTTCGAGGTGATGCCGCGGAACCGGATCGAGGTCACCACGGCGGCCAACTGCGTCGTCGCCGCGCGACATGGTGCCGGGATCGCCCGCCTCTTCGACTATCAGGTTCCGGAGGAAATGGCCTCGGGCGCGCTGGTGCAGATCCTAAAGGACTACGATGGCGATCCCAAGCCGATCCACATCGTCTATTCCCGTCAGGGCCTGCTTGCGCTCAAGGTGCGCACTTTCATCGATTGGGTCCTGCCCCGACTTCGCGCGGCTTGCGGCAACTATGGCGATGTGCCGTCAGCGGAATGA
- a CDS encoding alpha/beta fold hydrolase gives MGTLRTLFATTAIVSSIATVTHADGRSQQPLANISFIQIDNDITLRRMVVHSPDPKGTVLFLHGFPETIYAWKEASLALADDYEVHAFDWPGYGFSSRPATDRFSYAPIDYARVLDGYIEKARIDRSRLTIYATDIGALPALLLALEKPDIARAIIVGDFAPFDRPDYMYDSLLKLKVKQSAAQAREYFNNNSAEILEDTFRRGLAKEAQFEVSAQFRKDMAGGWSHGALTTADAFASYYAHFTRDQDYFEANLDRLKTPVKVVWGEKDLYINKAMGAELAERIGAEFSVLPGIGHYPHLHDLDRTVEEVRASFR, from the coding sequence ATGGGTACCCTTAGAACGCTGTTTGCCACCACCGCGATCGTTTCCTCCATCGCGACCGTGACCCACGCCGACGGCCGCTCGCAGCAACCGCTGGCGAATATCAGCTTTATCCAGATCGACAACGATATCACGCTGAGAAGGATGGTCGTGCATAGTCCCGACCCAAAGGGGACCGTGCTCTTCCTGCATGGCTTCCCGGAAACCATATATGCCTGGAAGGAAGCATCCCTGGCGCTTGCCGACGATTACGAGGTCCACGCTTTCGATTGGCCCGGCTATGGGTTTTCATCGCGGCCGGCGACGGACCGCTTCTCCTATGCGCCGATCGATTACGCACGCGTCCTCGACGGCTATATCGAGAAGGCTCGCATCGACCGATCCAGGCTAACGATCTATGCCACAGATATCGGCGCCCTTCCGGCCCTGTTGCTGGCCCTGGAGAAGCCCGACATTGCACGGGCAATCATCGTTGGCGACTTTGCGCCCTTCGACCGGCCGGACTACATGTATGACAGCCTGCTGAAGCTGAAGGTGAAGCAATCGGCGGCTCAGGCTCGCGAATACTTCAACAACAACAGTGCCGAGATTCTGGAGGACACATTCAGGAGAGGTCTGGCGAAGGAGGCGCAGTTCGAGGTCTCCGCGCAGTTCAGGAAGGACATGGCGGGTGGCTGGTCCCATGGCGCGCTGACAACAGCAGATGCCTTCGCGAGCTACTACGCGCATTTCACCCGGGACCAGGATTATTTCGAGGCCAACCTGGACAGGCTCAAGACGCCGGTAAAGGTGGTCTGGGGTGAGAAGGACCTCTACATCAACAAGGCCATGGGGGCAGAACTAGCCGAACGGATCGGGGCCGAATTCTCGGTTCTCCCGGGCATCGGGCACTATCCGCACCTCCATGACCTGGATCGGACGGTCGAGGAAGTGCGCGCTTCATTCCGCTGA
- a CDS encoding DUF2798 domain-containing protein, which translates to MNTHLKRKIAFALSMGILTTGLISFALLALNLGFWSGFVLTWLRSWSIGYLIVIPAILLIGPRLQAQVDRVVR; encoded by the coding sequence GTGAACACGCATCTCAAACGCAAGATCGCCTTCGCCCTTTCGATGGGTATCCTAACCACGGGACTGATCTCTTTCGCGCTGCTCGCGCTCAATCTGGGATTCTGGAGCGGCTTCGTCCTGACATGGCTACGCTCGTGGAGCATCGGCTACCTCATCGTCATCCCCGCCATCCTGCTGATCGGCCCTCGCCTTCAGGCGCAGGTCGACCGCGTCGTCCGTTAA